One window from the genome of Haloarcula sp. CBA1127 encodes:
- a CDS encoding cation-translocating P-type ATPase produces the protein MTENPDPTGQASDGGQQQELTVRLTVPEMDCPSCAQKVDKSLQRVDGVVDATLQPTTGTATVTYDSGRTSETDVVTAIEAAGYKVVGGPDSDADEQAETGGGADIAPPSKVWTSPRAKKTWIGAALVMLGLFFKFLLTAQNIAVASVLSYPLHAADVLFLGAVAVSGVPVVRSGYYSAKNLSLDIDLLMGTAIIAATGIGYFVEAATLAVLFSIAELLEDYAMDRARDSLRELMELSPDEATVMRGGEEMTVPADEVEVGEIVVVRPGDKIPLDGTVVEGESAVDQSPITGESIPVDKAAGDEVYAGAINEGGYLEVEVTSTAGDSTLSRIIEMVQGAQAKKTETEQFVDRFSGYYTPVVVVLAILTAAIPPLVIADPVSVTVAGYGISFTGDWQTWFIRGLTLLVIACPCAFVISTPVSVVSGITSAAKNGVLIKGGNYLEAMGGVDAVAVDKTGTLTKGELVVTDVVPAGDTDVATLLSHAAGLERRSEHPIATAILARANEEGVDDLPGLTGFESLTGKGIAGEIDGETYYAGKPALFEELGFDLSRTRCETDGGGATGGSSAHRSDGGVVPDETAVSDAGAFAEDALAALEREGKTVVIIGTESKLLGAIAIADEVRPASQQAVQRLQELGVERVVMLTGDNEGTARAIADAVGVDEYRAELLPDEKVDAVEELQAEYGEVAMVGDGINDAPALATAEVGIAMGAAGTDTALETADIALMGDDIGKLPYLYELSHTANGVIRQNIWVSLGAKFLLALGVPLGLVSVALAVVVGDMGMSLGVTGNAMRLSRIESDQFFDA, from the coding sequence ATGACAGAGAATCCGGATCCGACGGGGCAGGCGAGTGATGGCGGTCAGCAACAGGAGCTGACTGTCCGCCTCACAGTCCCAGAGATGGATTGTCCCTCCTGCGCTCAGAAGGTAGATAAGAGCCTCCAACGCGTCGACGGTGTTGTCGACGCCACGCTCCAGCCGACCACCGGAACGGCTACTGTCACGTACGATTCTGGACGTACCAGCGAGACAGACGTGGTCACGGCGATTGAGGCTGCTGGCTACAAGGTCGTCGGCGGCCCGGACTCCGACGCCGACGAGCAAGCGGAGACGGGTGGCGGTGCCGATATCGCACCGCCGTCGAAGGTCTGGACGAGTCCGCGAGCGAAGAAGACGTGGATCGGCGCGGCGCTGGTCATGCTCGGTCTCTTCTTCAAATTTCTCCTGACGGCACAGAACATCGCGGTGGCAAGTGTCCTCAGCTATCCGCTGCACGCCGCCGATGTGCTGTTTCTGGGGGCTGTCGCCGTCAGCGGTGTCCCCGTCGTCCGTAGCGGCTACTACTCCGCGAAGAATCTGAGTCTTGACATCGACCTGCTGATGGGGACGGCCATCATCGCTGCGACTGGCATCGGCTACTTCGTTGAGGCCGCGACGCTTGCCGTCCTGTTCAGCATTGCAGAACTGCTCGAAGACTACGCGATGGACAGGGCACGGGACTCCCTGCGCGAGCTGATGGAGCTATCACCGGATGAGGCCACCGTCATGCGCGGTGGCGAGGAAATGACCGTACCCGCCGACGAGGTGGAGGTGGGTGAGATAGTGGTTGTCCGCCCCGGCGACAAAATCCCGCTCGACGGCACCGTCGTTGAGGGCGAGAGCGCAGTCGATCAGTCACCGATCACCGGCGAGAGTATTCCCGTCGACAAAGCCGCTGGCGACGAAGTGTACGCCGGCGCAATCAACGAAGGGGGGTACCTCGAAGTGGAAGTCACGTCGACGGCGGGCGATTCGACGCTCTCGCGCATCATCGAGATGGTACAGGGCGCACAAGCGAAAAAGACCGAAACAGAGCAGTTCGTCGACCGGTTCTCGGGCTACTACACGCCAGTCGTCGTCGTGCTGGCGATTCTGACCGCCGCCATCCCGCCACTTGTAATCGCCGACCCAGTCTCGGTGACCGTGGCCGGGTACGGAATCAGCTTCACCGGCGACTGGCAGACGTGGTTCATCCGTGGGCTCACGCTGTTAGTGATTGCCTGTCCCTGTGCGTTCGTTATCTCGACGCCCGTCTCGGTGGTCTCGGGTATCACCAGCGCCGCGAAGAACGGCGTCCTCATCAAGGGCGGCAACTACCTCGAAGCGATGGGCGGGGTCGATGCCGTCGCCGTCGACAAGACGGGCACGCTCACGAAGGGCGAACTCGTCGTCACAGACGTCGTTCCTGCCGGCGACACCGACGTGGCGACGCTCCTCAGTCACGCCGCCGGACTGGAGCGGCGCAGCGAGCATCCGATCGCCACAGCGATCCTCGCCCGTGCAAACGAGGAGGGTGTTGACGACCTGCCTGGCCTGACGGGCTTCGAGAGCCTCACCGGGAAGGGCATCGCCGGGGAGATCGACGGCGAGACGTACTACGCGGGCAAGCCCGCGCTCTTCGAGGAGTTGGGCTTCGATCTCTCGCGTACTCGGTGCGAGACAGATGGGGGTGGAGCCACCGGAGGCTCGTCAGCTCATCGGTCTGACGGTGGCGTCGTGCCGGACGAGACGGCTGTGTCCGACGCCGGGGCGTTCGCCGAGGACGCACTCGCCGCACTGGAGCGGGAGGGCAAGACGGTCGTTATCATCGGGACGGAGTCGAAACTGCTGGGCGCCATCGCCATCGCCGACGAGGTACGTCCCGCCTCGCAACAGGCCGTCCAGCGCTTACAGGAACTCGGTGTCGAGCGCGTCGTGATGCTGACCGGTGACAACGAGGGCACCGCCCGCGCTATCGCCGATGCGGTCGGCGTCGACGAGTACCGCGCCGAACTCCTGCCGGACGAGAAGGTCGATGCAGTCGAGGAGTTGCAGGCGGAGTACGGCGAGGTGGCGATGGTCGGCGACGGGATCAACGACGCGCCCGCGCTCGCCACCGCGGAGGTCGGTATCGCGATGGGCGCTGCCGGCACCGACACCGCGCTGGAAACGGCGGACATCGCACTGATGGGCGACGACATCGGGAAGCTCCCCTACCTGTACGAGCTGTCACACACCGCCAACGGCGTGATCCGGCAGAACATCTGGGTGAGCCTCGGTGCGAAGTTCCTGCTCGCACTGGGTGTCCCACTAGGGCTTGTCAGTGTCGCACTCGCGGTCGTGGTCGGCGACATGGGGATGAGCCTCGGTGTCACCGGAAACGCGATGCGACTGTCGCGAATCGAGTCTGACCAGTTTTTCGACGCCTGA
- a CDS encoding helix-turn-helix domain-containing protein, giving the protein MRELVFALDYEPGSNRVADALAEHPEARVRSLSLHATANRLWRVDHATGTPEALDAIEDAFLTSDYYADCLATEDCGATQTTRVLDRADDTLVLYSDWVRTPACASVPHIARDHLGEGVLFETRHEGRHYTWRLIHSGEGDVAAFFDDLAGAVGESAQMEILRTADTTASMREFDGTHGALSPEQEAALRAAVEHGYYESPREVDVGELAEHLDVPRSTLTYRLRRAEEQLAKQYVAGRRVIEESSVSR; this is encoded by the coding sequence ATGCGCGAACTCGTTTTCGCCCTCGACTACGAGCCGGGCTCCAACAGGGTTGCAGACGCCCTCGCCGAGCACCCCGAGGCTCGTGTCCGCTCGCTGTCGCTGCATGCCACAGCTAACCGTCTCTGGCGCGTCGACCACGCTACCGGAACTCCCGAGGCACTCGACGCCATCGAAGACGCCTTTCTCACCAGTGACTACTACGCCGACTGTCTCGCCACCGAGGACTGCGGTGCCACCCAGACCACTCGCGTCCTCGACCGCGCCGACGACACGCTTGTCCTCTACTCCGACTGGGTACGCACCCCCGCCTGTGCCTCAGTTCCCCACATCGCCCGAGACCACCTGGGCGAGGGTGTGCTGTTCGAGACGCGCCACGAGGGCCGTCATTACACGTGGCGGCTCATTCACTCCGGCGAGGGCGACGTGGCCGCGTTCTTTGATGACCTCGCGGGGGCCGTCGGGGAAAGTGCTCAGATGGAGATACTCCGCACTGCGGACACGACGGCGTCGATGCGAGAATTCGATGGGACACACGGTGCCTTATCGCCGGAGCAAGAGGCCGCACTCCGGGCCGCCGTCGAGCACGGTTACTACGAGTCTCCTCGGGAGGTCGATGTCGGCGAGTTAGCCGAGCACCTCGATGTCCCCCGGTCGACGCTCACCTACCGACTGCGTCGGGCTGAGGAACAACTGGCGAAGCAGTACGTCGCGGGCAGGCGAGTGATTGAGGAATCATCGGTATCACGTTGA